The following proteins are co-located in the Anoplopoma fimbria isolate UVic2021 breed Golden Eagle Sablefish chromosome 18, Afim_UVic_2022, whole genome shotgun sequence genome:
- the rab10 gene encoding ras-related protein Rab-10: MAKKTYDLLFKLLLIGDSGVGKTCVLFRFSDDAFNTTFISTIGIDFKIKTVELQGKKIKLQIWDTAGQERFHTITTSYYRGAMGIMLVYDITNAKSFENISKWLRNIDEHANEDVERMLLGNKCDMEDKRVVPKAKGEQIAREHGIRFFETSAKANINIEKAFLTLAEDILRKTPVKEPNSENVDISSGGGVTGWKSKCCS; the protein is encoded by the exons ATGGCGAAGAAGACGTACGACTTGCTGTTCAAGCTGCTTCTGATCGGGGACTCGGGCGTGGGGAAGACCTGTGTGCTGTTCCGCTTCTCTGACGACGCCTTCAACACAACCTTCATCTCCACCATAG GAATAGACTTCAAGATCAAAACTGTTGAATTACAAGGAAAGAAGATCAAACTACAGATCTG ggacACAGCGGGCCAGGAACGGTTCCACACCATCACCACCTCCTACTACAGAGGAGCCATGGGCATCATGCTGGTCTATGACATCACCAATGCCAAGAGCTTCGAAAACATCAGCAAATGGCTGCGCAACATTGACGAG cATGCAAATGAGGACGTTGAGAGGATGCTGCTAGGCAACAAGTGTGACATGGAGGACAAGAGGGTCGTACCAAAAGCCAAGGGGGAGCAG ATTGCGAGGGAGCATGGCATTAGGTTTTTTGAGACGAGTGCTAAGGCCAACATCAACATCGAGAAGGCTTTCCTCACGTTAGCAGAAGACATCCtcagaaag ACACCTGTAAAAGAGCCCAACAGTGAAAACGTCGACATCAGCAGCGGAGGTGGAGTCACAGGCTGGAAGAGCAAGTGCTGCAGTTGA